Below is a genomic region from Phoenix dactylifera cultivar Barhee BC4 unplaced genomic scaffold, palm_55x_up_171113_PBpolish2nd_filt_p 000884F, whole genome shotgun sequence.
atgattaatttgaattttaatttcATCTACCAAAACTATATCATCCGCTAGTGGAATGCACCAAAGAATACAGTCCAGAATATATTTAGTAAGCTCAACCATAACTAGTACAAGATGATAAGGACTTAAATCAAATCTTTGGTGTAAACTTACTGGGACCGAAAATTCACTCATATAACCACCGATAGTTCTCATACTAGTATCCTTAATCTCATTAATAACTAACAGAAATTTCTTACTTTCTTAAAACACACACGATACGGCTTATCTAGAAACTCTATCATATGCTTTCTACATCcgatcttttcttttctaacaTAGCCCTAATAGTTTAATAGTATACCGTCCATCTATGTTTTGTGAATAGCCAGTCCCAAGCCCGGAGTCCATATAAGAAAATCTTGTGTAGTCCAACTCAATTATTTCCTAAATGCTCCAGTTCAAACTCGAGCTTGCTATCACAGGGTCTGTATTTGCCAGGGAAACAAGACATGAAAGATCTTTTGCTCATGCCGTGTTTGGCAACAAATAAGGTCCACTCTGACTTGCAGGATTTGATCCAGAGTCCAAGAAGCTGTTTTATTTGAAAAAGTGTGATATATGACCTTGGCATTTGGCAGCAAGATAGCGAGTGTTGCTTTTACATCGCATTAAAATGGCTATTCCAACACTGTGTACAGTTAGCATTCCTCTGGAGTGAATCTAGATGCCACAGAGCTGttcatttttttgtttgcaatgctAGATTGTTGAATGAACAACAAATTGCTATCTACTATAATTGATTAGTTGGCGTTATATGGTCATTAATTCTGGGTCAACCCAGACTAACAAATCAGCCAAATAGACCACTGGCATAAAACAAGTTTTGTTATGATTAGTTTATACAAATGAAAGATATCAAAAATGGAGGCTGCGAAAAAGAAGTCCattgatccaatggtcaatgaCTGATCagtaagagagaaaggagggttATCCCCTTTATCTTTTAGGTTGCCTATAGCTATCATTGTTGACAATTTAGCTGACACTGATCAAAGTACAAAGAATCATTACTTGTGCTAAAATTTCTGGCCTGCGGTGGGTGAAGTGTAAACACAACCTCAGGCATTGCTTTTTACAATAGCAGAGATGTCAGTCATAAATTCTTCAGCAAGACCAGTATTAAGGTTTTATAAGCTTCATAAGCTGGTTGGCTTGATATGTCTATCTTGTGATCCTATTTGATTTCAAACCATGTTGGTATGATGTTTACGACATGTCTGATTTGAAATGATAAGCATATAAGCTTGAGTATCTCATAGAGAGTATTCGAACTGCTATTCTGTGTAGACTTTATAGTTTGTTACTCTCCAATTTCATTTAGCTAACTCAATTAGTCAGCAGCAAGTCAAATAACTAAATAATTAGAATAACAAATTAAGTAATTACTATAAGCTGTATAAAAGGGTGGGGGTGGTGGAGTAAAAACTATTTTGAGTTCTTTAAATTTTGAAGTCTGAATAGCCGAAGCATTACTGGGTAAGAGATGGGAAACAGCAGCAGTTTTGAAGCATGTTTATCTTTTACTAATTTTTTGGAATCTTTTCAAAGAATAAACTTTCAACCATCATCTCAGCAACTCCAATTGACTGTATCACAATTCACAAAGTTGATGGCAAGTTATCCTTTTACTAAGGACAGCATCAGAACAATCCAAGAGATCACAAGAGAATGTCCAACAAATAGGTTAGACAAACCAAAACCAGAAGACTGACGTAAGAACCAAAGAATGTCCCAGTATTGCAACTGTACTTGATGTGCAGATAGACAATAAGCCCAAATGTAGGCTTCAGATTTCAAAAGTTAAAGTGAACTCTATAGCGAAAGTCAGCTAAATCATCCAAACTATATACAACCTCATCCAGTAGTAACATCACACATGGACAGGAGGCACTCTTAGTCATACAATAATATCAAAAACTATTCTTTCAGTGAAAACAAGGACACTTTGTGGGTCAGATTGCAGTTGGTTTTGCATAATGGCATAACGAAGTCAGCATAATCTGGAGTTCATTGAGAATTTTTAACATATATATTGCATTTGAATTGTCTGATCCAAATATGCAAGATAGTCAATGataaaatgacaaaaaaaaaaagaagagatttcTATGTAAATCCTCACCATATTTATACAGAGCTAGAAATACAATTATGATACCATATGCAAGTAGATTTGGCATCACGGCACCACATAAGCTGAGGCAGCAGTGCAGGGGATATGCTACACCATCTCTTAAACATTTCATGGTTCTTCATTAAAGAAAAGGCAGGAAGACACCACAAGAGGCCAATGATAAACAATGGACACCATAACTTTTTACAAGGGAGCATGCAGCGGATGCAATCACACTGAAAGAAAATTATCTTAGTACTTGAACAACAAGAGTTTCAACTTCCACATGCCATGCACTCTTCTCTATTATCCAAGGAGCAAACAACCTGTGCCATTTTGTCTTCTAGATCATCATCCACTGGCTTGGGTTTCTGAATCATACAGCAATACAAACAATGAAATTATCACCCAGAAGAAAAGAGTGACCGTGGTAAAAAGGAACAATTTGAAACTTGAACATGAAAAGCCCAGAACTTTACCTTGAGCATGGAGGTATCCACAGTGAACTTGATCGCATCAGCAGCAGCCCGTGTACGCAAATAATACATCCCAGTTTTTAGACCCTTCCatcaaaaagttcaaaaagttcaaaaagttACAACTGAGACTCCATAAAACATTTTCtgatctaaaaattaattatattctTCAAATATTAAAGGTGCAAGATAATTAATGAAAAATAGAAAGTTTACACACCTACCTTTGACCAAGCATAGAAATGTAAGGAAGTCAGTTTCCCAAAGTTGGGTTGATCCATGTGGATATTCAGGCTCTGGCTCTGATCAATGTAGCATCCACGATCAAGGGCCATGTCAACTAGTGTTCTTTGCTTGATCTCCCACACAGTTCTAATGTAGCAACATTAacattaattaatagaaaaaatatCTTAGATATTGAGAGAGTTATTTGGTGCAAAGTATATTACTTGTAAATTGCCTTCAGATGATCTGGAATTTCTGGAATCCTGAGGACTGAGCCATCCTCataaattattttgtttttaagGGCAGGTGACCACAGACCCATTTCAGTCAAGTCATGCAGGAGATGTTTGTTCACTACAACAAATTCTCCACTGAAAAATGAAGTGTTATCATGGCAGGATTTCATATTATCTCAAAATGCCAGCGCTGatcatgaaaataaaataaaaaaaagggcatACCTTAGAACTCTTCGACTGTAGATGTTGGATGTGTATGGCTCAAAACACTCATTGTTGCCAAGAATTTGGCTAGTTGAAGCAGTGGGCATAGGAGCAACAAGAAGGGAGTTTCTCACTCCATTCTTGGAAATCATGTCTCTTAGCATAGGCCAATCCCATCGGTCAGATGGAGTAACATTCCACATGTCAGGTTGAAGAATTCCCTACACATCAGCATAAACAGCAAGCTTATGAATATAGTATGGGGTTTGTATTTAGAAATGTCCTTAACTAACATTTGTATAACATCAGTAGGTATATAGAATGATTTCAGTTTAAAAATTACTTAACATACTGAGATTCTTTTTTAGATTCTTAACCAAAAGACTATATCGACATGCACTTTATCTACTCAACAACTGATGAAAGCAAACATAAATGCATGCATGTGCAGACATGATAAACATATGAAAATGCAAAGATATGCATGTGCCCATGTCACCGTGTCTTGCACAAGCTTAACTGGAAATCAGTGGCTGAAAGCAAATGTACaacatataaataaatatgtgattgaacaaaaacctTGTTCATTGGACTTCCTTGATAAGTTTCGTAAGGGCCTTCTTTTGCAGCAAGCTCTGAAGAAGCTTTCAAAGCATGGTAATATATTGTCTCAAATATGTCCTTGTTCAGCTGCTGAGCCTGTAGTAACAATTAATTTAGTCACAAAATAAGGTCAccatttaaaaaacaaaaaaaaatagggaagCGCTTAAATCTCCACAATCACCTCAGGTGAATCAAAAGGCATTCCAAGTAAGATGAACGTATCTGCCAAACCCTGAACCCCTATGCCTATTGGCCTATGTCGTAGATTTGATATCCGTGCAGATTCAACTGGGTAATAGTTAATATCAATTATTTTGTCCAGATTGGCTGTAACTATTGCAGTAACCTGTGATGACAAGCACATTAAATCATTCAAGCATAGTCATGGATAAACCATTGTCTCAAGCATGCCTTTCATGGACGCAAGCAATCAAAACTCACCTCAGTAAGCTTGTCAAAGTCAAAATATCTATTCCTTGATCCACTGCTGCCAACAAGTTTTGATGGATGCGACTCTATAGAAACCCCCTACAAAggtattattaaattttttttttagaatgcaGTATGATCGTGAAAATCAATGCTACTTTTTTCACTGAAACCATGAGGAAAGATCCAGAGAACAAACCTTCTCCCTAACAAAACGAGGTAGAGCAATGGATGCCAGATTGCACACTGCAGTTTCAGTAGGACTTGTGAACTCAATAATCTCGGTGCATAAGTTTGAAGACTTGATGGTACCCAAATTTTGTTGATTACTTTTTCTATTACATGTGTCCTACAGAATAACACCAAGGTCAAATGCACTACCCAGGAAACAAATTGTTGTTATAGAGTATCAGACTTATTTTCATTGAATACCTTGAAAAGCATGTATGGTGTCCCAGTTTCTATCTGGGACTTCAGGACTTCAAACCAGAGGTTCTGTGCTGCAACAACCTTCTTGGCCTTGCCCTGGAGCTCATAAAGCAGGAAGAAGTGATTAGTGATTTTAATCTAACTTTATATTTAAATCTAAGATTTGGAAGACCAAGTACCTCACTCTCGTACTTTGCGTACAGCTTTTCAAATTCATCACCCCAACAATCAGCCAATCCTGGAGCTTCATTAGGGCAAAATAAGGACCATTGTCCATTACTTTGGACCCTTTTCATGAACAAATCAGGAATCCAGAGGGCATAAAACAGATCTCGAGCTCTGTGCTCTTCCTACAAGAAATAATAGAAATTAAGTCACAGTTCACAGGTGGAAATTCCAGGTTATCCTTTATGGAGCCACATCACACATGCATGATAAGAGCTGGTTTACTGCATCGTGTAACTCTAAGCGGCAATAGTATATTTTTGCGAGAGATGTCATTCATTTAATAAGATATCAAACTTGAATAGTTTATGACAAGCATCGAAGTTTTCAAATAAGTTGATGTCTGGAGAGTATGTCAATGAGGTACTAAACTCTGAACAAGTTTAATCATATGGATGTAATAAAATTTTTGGTTCATGGAATGAATTACAACATGTGTATTGGAACACAGTTATCTTCACCGTGACTTCTCAAGATGCATTTATGTTACAGAAGATTCAATTAGAAGAATGTAATATTACCAAATCAATAACCTTTCTGACAAATATAACAAGGGAAGAAATAAAGAACATTAAAAAGCAAAAATATCTTAAAAGAATATCAATATTTTTATTGTCTAATACAGTTCAAGCAAAGACATCATGCATCACTATGTAGTTATTCATCATATTATGGGGATCTTCGTATTCTTTGCAAAATGAGATTTAACAAATAAGTTTGATGCATTCAAACTTGACTATGAAGATGGAGACAAATATGAGATAGGGATACAACATGTATAAGACAAATCTTGaagcacagagagagagagaggatgataCAGCAAGGATACAACAGTACATCATTATATTCTTTTGAGAAGAACATATGTGGACATATGTAAGACACatccataaagcatatgaacatAATCTATTCTTCATAGGATAACATCAATATCATCCATATCCATCGATAACATGAAAACTCATATTCTAAAATTAGCTATACATCTCATTCATCTTTAAAAGGCTAACACTCATCAGGAAACAAGaacaaagaatgaaaagaaaagaaaagaaacctgCCCTCTCATACCTGTACATATCAAGTAGTATCTTGGATCTACCCAGAAAATATGCAAATcctttttgtatttgttttagtaTCAGGATTCTTATATATTTGACACATATCCTAGTAGTATCTAACAAGCATCCTTATCCAAAGCGTACTAGATACATCAAGGGCGTGCATCTTGAACTATTCATGTACCCAAGCTCATGAAAAATTATGTTTGGGTGTGCTGAACAAGAAACAAGAGGAAAAATCCAAGTTAACTTGCTAGTTAGCTAACTGGTTAGGTGAAGCATTTGGATTTGATTCGGACTAAACTAACAACCCAAATACAATGGAAAAATACTATTCAAATCCCTCCAATGACACTGAGTTATTTTCTACCCAGAAAAACCCTGATTTCAtcaatagtgttaatattttgaaACAGAACACGAGAATTGAAGCACAGTACTATTTTTTCAGAAAGATGAAAATTCTCAATTACTACCATCCACTAATTTAGAACAGATCTAAAGGGAAAAGAGGAACCTATGCAAGTTTTCATGTGTAGGAAACACATAAAATTCCTTCATGAATAAAGATACTACATAAAGCCATGAGTTAAAGAGTATCAGCCACATTTCATCTTCCATCCACGATCTCATGTAATGAATAAGTATCAAAATAATGTTAAAATAGAAGGAAGAAAGATTAACtgaattccaaaaaaaaaaaaaatacagtaaAAAGTTGTGTGAACAAACAGTGGTACTTGAGAAGTTATGAACAATACCTTTCCATGATTCTTTCTAAGATCAAGGAATTCAAAAATATCAGCATGCCAAGGCTCCAAATACACCGCAAATGCACCTAGGCGTGAAATGAAGTTCAGCAATCTAAAATCATACCAAACTACGAGCTAAGTGAAAGTCATTTACTGACTAGTAACCAAATTACCTTTTCTCTTGCCACCCCCTTGATCAACATAACGAGCAGTATCATTAAAAACCCTCAACATTGGAACAATGCCATTAGATGTCCCATTTGTCCCACGGATATAACTACCAGTTGCACGAATATTGTGAGCAGATATGCCAATTCCTCCAGCAGA
It encodes:
- the LOC120107510 gene encoding ribonucleoside-diphosphate reductase large subunit-like translates to MYVVKRDGRREAVHFDKITARLKKLSYGLSPEHCDPVLVAQKVCAGVYKGVTTSQLDELAAETAAAMTASHPDYASLAARIAVSNLHKNTKKSFSETVKMMYNHINERSGQEASLIADDVYEIIMKNAARLDSEIIYDRDFDYDYFGFKTLERSYLLKVSGKVVERPQHMLMRVAVGIHKDDIDSAIRTYHLMSQRWFTHASPTLFNSGTPRPQLSSCFLVCMKDDSIEGIYDTLKECAVISKSAGGIGISAHNIRATGSYIRGTNGTSNGIVPMLRVFNDTARYVDQGGGKRKGAFAVYLEPWHADIFEFLDLRKNHGKEEHRARDLFYALWIPDLFMKRVQSNGQWSLFCPNEAPGLADCWGDEFEKLYAKYESEGKAKKVVAAQNLWFEVLKSQIETGTPYMLFKDTCNRKSNQQNLGTIKSSNLCTEIIEFTSPTETAVCNLASIALPRFVREKGVSIESHPSKLVGSSGSRNRYFDFDKLTEVTAIVTANLDKIIDINYYPVESARISNLRHRPIGIGVQGLADTFILLGMPFDSPEAQQLNKDIFETIYYHALKASSELAAKEGPYETYQGSPMNKGILQPDMWNVTPSDRWDWPMLRDMISKNGVRNSLLVAPMPTASTSQILGNNECFEPYTSNIYSRRVLSGEFVVVNKHLLHDLTEMGLWSPALKNKIIYEDGSVLRIPEIPDHLKAIYKTVWEIKQRTLVDMALDRGCYIDQSQSLNIHMDQPNFGKLTSLHFYAWSKGLKTGMYYLRTRAAADAIKFTVDTSMLKKPKPVDDDLEDKMAQVVCSLDNREECMACGS